The Notamacropus eugenii isolate mMacEug1 chromosome 4, mMacEug1.pri_v2, whole genome shotgun sequence DNA window tccactcagcCATCTAGCCTCACTGGATTTCATGTCAAGGATCCAGGAGCTGTCAGTGGGCTTGTTCCCTTCACTAATGCAGATAGCTCTGCTACATCCAAAAAAATTCCCCCTAGGACCAGAGTTCCGATGAGGAACCTCTTCCAAATTAGGCAGGCTGGTCCCACCCCATTCCACTGACCCAGGCTTCACCAGCCAAGGTCACCTGCACATGCCAAGAAGGCATCCaggggggaagaagaagaggcCACCATGGGAGGtatctctttttctgtcataCTTGGAATGAAGAGACTCCTCTTTCATCTTTTGTTTCCATTTGGCTTGATCCTTTTCAGTCAtcacctccctcccccagtcCTGTTCTCAGTGACCCATTTagcttcatttataaaaatgcgaaagatgactcagtggatagaatttaggggcctagaatcaggaaaacctgagttcagatcccacctgaCTCACCAGctttgtgactgggcaagtcacttcccctgtctgcctcagtttcctcatctgtaaaatggggatgataacagacCTACCTTTcaaagttgctgtgaggatcaaatgagatatttgtaaaactgcTTAGTCCCAGTAAACGCTATAGAAGTGCCTATTACTATCATATTATCACCTTCCCAAGATTCATTAACAGGTGTAAAAATGTGGCAGCCTAAGCAGTGCCTTCATCTAGACCAGTGCCAAAGATGGTACACTATACCAGTGACCCATATAGCCCATGCCCCTCCCCCAGGGGTATGCTGGAACCAGTTCATACTGGCTCACCATAGTCAGCTGGAATTTTCAATATGAACATCTACCCTTCAAAAATCTGCCAGGGCTACAAATCCAAGTTTGATTTATTGTCTTCtagactgtctagacttaagaaagtaataggGAAGATACCAATCACACAGGGCCCTCCACCTATCCAGGGAAGTAGCAGTCACTGAGCAATGCATCTTGGGCATAGCCTCACACTCCTTCCTTACAGAATATGGGCTGCCATGTCTTCTCCTTCTTTAAGTCTCTGAAGTATCTGAGTATCTCAAAGATTGGGAGGGACCTCAGCGCGCTTACCTgccccttctgggcctcagtatgtccatctataaaatgtagggTAGGCAGGGGGGAGACAATCAGATGTCCTCTCTAAGGTTCCTACTAGCCCTAAATCTTAAGCTCAGATATCCTCTCTGGTCTTAGGACTCacgtggggaacctgtagcctcaacgccaccttgaggccacaggttccccactcctgatctaGGTCATTTTGTGAGGGTCAGCTTATTGAAAGTCTACACCCCTAATCCTACTCCTGCTCCCAAGTCCCAGACTTTTGCTCCTCTGAACTGGTACCTTTTAAATTAGGgttttccccccttctttttgGGTACATAAGGTAACAACCTACTCTGCTGTCACCCAgtcatattttcactttagtcatgccTTCCTTTCATCTAATCCTCTTGGAGGAGAAGTGATCCCCAAAGTTTTACTGGCCCCATATCCAACACTTAGGCTCATCTCCCCTGGGACCCTGTGCTAAAGGAAGTGCAGCAGGAAATACCTACCCTAGAACCCCTCAATCCCATCCCCTCCTGAACAATGCCCAGGGACGTGGTCTCTTGGGAGAGAAAGCTGTGCCCATTTCAGGTGAATGGCCTCTTTGCAGGAAGCCAGCCTGCCCACGAGGAAGAGGTCACTCACCTCGCCAAGATGAGGGCTTTGTTTCCAATGGGAGGTCTGTTTTACTTGGCACTCTCTGCTCCAGGGCTGGGACCAATGTCAACTAAATGAACCACAGGCAAGCTGGAGTTAAGCTTCTGTGGCAAAAACCAGATGGACTCCAGAGAGACCTAAAAATTCCCCTTACGCAGGGCATTTTGCTGGGGAGAAAGGCCTTGAGCTTGGCACCACGCAGTCTCATGGGCCCAAGTCGGCAGTGAGACAGGGAGGTAGTTCTCTAAATCATCCCACCACTCTGCTCAGTGAcctctgggtccaaatcctggctctgctgcttaGTGTCCAtggaaccttgggcaaatcactgatcctttctttgcctcatcaGTCAAATCGTTTTAAGAGCAGGTGCCAGTCTGCAGTGGTAGAAGCAATTCCACCCTTGGAATTGAAGCTAGACTAATAATATCTCCCATTTCAACAGCTTTTTCAGGTCTACAAATATGACCTCATCTGATCCCACAACACCCTGAGAGGTGGTGGTTGTTAACTGTTTAGttgtttctcagttgtgtctgacttgtgaccctcatttagggttttcttggcaaagatactagactggtttgccatttctttctccagctcattttatagaaactgaggctgagtcaagtgaaataacttgccaaaggtcagaGAGCTAAAGTGTGTCTCAGGCAGGATTCAGACCCGGGGCTTCTCAAATCCAAGGCTGGTCCTCTCTCCACTAGGTCAGATTGCCTCCCCTTCCAAGATGACTATGATACTAGGATTCCCACTGGTTAATGGGGAAAGGGCTCTgtgttttaatcccagttctgttGCACTATATCGCTTCatcttcctaggcctcagttccctcatctgtaaagaaagGGCATTGGTCTAAGGTCCCCCCTCTGGctctggagctcttggcccatAGATTTGATGATTCTAAATGCCCTTAATGAAACCCCACCCTCTGGGGCTATGCCCAGAGAACATCCAACACCTACCTCGCTTTAGTCTCTCCATGGCGCTTTTGCTCCCCGCATACGTGGGTCTGATCTCTTTGCCTAGCTCTTCAATGATAGCTAGGAGTTCTGCATATTTGCTTTGGGGTACCTGGCTGCTTCCTGTACCCTAGAGTCAGAGAGAAGTTAATTAGGATGACAGTGGAGGAATCCAGAGCCTGAGACTTCACCTGCAGCCAGCCTGGGCCACTAGCTGAGTTGTGTCATGCTCTGGCAGCTGCCAACAACAGGACCATATGGGCCCCCCTATCACACTCCCATGCACCCCCAGCCCAGGCAGCAGCATGATGGCGACCAGGGCATTACAAATGGTCTCCGGAGCTTTGGATGGGCATGGTATGTGAGGAAGGGCATGATGGGAAATCAGGCTGGGAGTCCAGAATGGGACCAGGCTTCCAGTCCTGCATCTGTCATTTAAGAcccatgtgacctcaggcaagtcacttctctcacctgtaaaatgagggcgtGGGACTTGACCACCTGCCAGGTCCATGCCAGGTCTACACCAGCCTACACTATGGGATCTCTGAGAtgaggattcccagctctgctgtgtggccctgagcaaagTTCCAGACCTCTCTGTGCCTACATTCCCACCCTGGCTTAAATTAATAAGATTATAGCTCTGCCAGGAGCATGGTTCTGCTCTCCTAGAGGTAGGAACCTCTTGGGTCCCAGAGCTGGGGAAAGGCCCCCCCACGTCAGAGATTTATGACCAGAGCtgagagggggtggggggagctggGCTCTAAACCTGGCTAgacattgtttttaaaactgCCTGACAGACAATGGGAGGAATGTTTATCTATCCCATCTCTGCGCCTCCTTGAAGCTCAATCAGAAAGAGTTCTGTAAGGCAAGCACCCAGATCATGGAAGCCGGGGTCCCCAGGAGCACAGGCGCTTGCTCTTTCACTCTCCTTTTCATTGCTTCCTTGTCCTCGTCCTCGTCCTCATCCTTCTGCTCCCTGTCCCACAGCTGCGTCTGGGCAACCATGTCCTTATACAgcactttctccttctcttctctcttctccctcctccgcCTCTTTTTGGCTTCCCGGTCCTTCTTAcgttccttctccctctcctccacatTCTCCCTGCGCCTCCGCTTGGCCTCTCTGTCCCTCTTGcgctccttctccctttccttctcatcttcccgACGGCGTTTCATAGCCTCCGAATTCCTCTGCCTCTCCAGGCTCCTTTTCACGACGTCCTCCCGTCTGCGACGCTTTTTGAGCCTGTCTCGCTCCCTGGCCTTGGCTCGCTTCTCCTCCTGGGACAAGAAGGCTTGACGAGGCATGAGGAGGTGAGCTGTGACCCCACCGGGCCACAGGCATCTGTGTTCCGAGGAACAATCACCCCACTTCTGAATGGCTGGATATGTAACAATGTCCCTGCCTTTGGAATCAAGTTCTACCCTTCTATAGCTTGGGGACTCAGCTGCAGCCATTGGTGGGGGTGCGAGCACCTGGGTCCCATTCTTGAAAGAGGATACTAGAATTAGGGAGCCTATTTGGTTAGACCTTCCCCTCTATATATCCAAAGGGGCCAAAAGCTGTTGAAGGTTCACTCACGCCATTCTAGGCCTTCGTTTTCCTAGGGAACAGCACCAACTCACAGGAGACTCCTCAGTTACCTTGTAGGAACGGTGCCAGCTGAAAGGATCTGTCCTGGTCATTGCCACCGTCTCCAAGTCTCTGACCTCCAGCATGAACTGGAAAAATCTGTTCTAGAGTCACTTTTCAAGCCTATAGCCACTTTTGCCAGATGGGGAGGGCAGGCCTCTGTCCTTTTGTTCACAAATGTCTACTGATGAACACAGAATTGAAGCCCgacattttctattttctctgctgCCATCCTGGCCAATGTGGAAACGGGCCCATTACCAGCCATCCTGAGCCATGGATCTGGAGGCAGATAAACTGTTCCAACCCAGTCCTTCCTTTGTCCACTAGGAACCAAGTGAaccaactgaaggtctacagagccactgtgctgatctcattgttgcatgcctatgaaacatggacagtctaccagcgccatgccaggaaactgaatcgcttccatttgaactgtcttaggaagattctgaaaatcacttggcaggataaggtaccagacactgaagtccttgctcaagctgaactgccaagcattcaaactgtgcttcagagagcacaactccggtgggctggccatgttgttcaaatgcaaaatgtacgcttgccaaaaagactattttatggagaactcgaaTGGGGCAGGCAGTCATATCGTGACCAGAAGAAacaacacaaggacactctcaaggtttctctcaagaactttgaatttgattgtgtgacatgggagacactggcacaggactgctcagcatggcgcacccacattttagaaagcatgctgtgctctatgagcaaagcagaattgaaacagcacatcAGAAAGGTAAGATGctcagatttggagtatccaccccaaaaattcacaccatctatctgtgcccagtctgtggtagagcactctGAGATCttgttggtctgatcagacacactgacacttgagtttatcatggtgaggtcattctggtcctcttggagaacaaaggacaccAACCAACCAGGAGCCAAGTGGGAATTCCAGGAAATCAAGAACTCAAGGCTGGGGAACTTCCCCTTTTCAGGTTCTGTTCCAAACTCTCTACCTCCAAGCTTGCTCTATTTAATGCCACCCAGCTCTGGTCACTCCTCAGCTCCAAACTGTGCCCCTCACTGGCTTGCTGGGTGCCTTCTGCCCTACAGGTTCACGGCCCTTCTCTCAGCCTACATCGAAAGATCCCTTGGGGACTGGCAGGGAGGCCCATCTTTATAGTACTCCCCCCTGAGACAAGACCATTTTAAGAAGGATATGGTGGTCATTCTCTCCCAGCAGAACAGGGTCCCCCAGAGCACAGAGGCT harbors:
- the CDK2AP1 gene encoding cyclin-dependent kinase 2-associated protein 1 isoform X1; the encoded protein is MAAAESPSYRRVELDSKGRDIVTYPAIQKWGDCSSEHRCLWPGGVTAHLLMPRQAFLSQEEKRAKARERDRLKKRRRREDVVKRSLERQRNSEAMKRRREDEKEREKERKRDREAKRRRRENVEEREKERKKDREAKKRRRREKREEKEKVLYKDMVAQTQLWDREQKDEDEDEDKEAMKRRVKEQAPVLLGTPASMIWGTGSSQVPQSKYAELLAIIEELGKEIRPTYAGSKSAMERLKRGIIHARGLVRECLAETERNARS